In uncultured delta proteobacterium, the following proteins share a genomic window:
- a CDS encoding hypothetical protein (Evidence 5 : No homology to any previously reported sequences): MISAATSLGSIDSPTLQNPASNTPRPTRMNRGPALPSPASNALAAVSFNVRMRPLSMAMSSPMLPDARRMALSILSSRMAVSRPGFQIFPEVSTIVPSPFCVRCCRIQKNHMLIKGLSFHFLLARTPKAHYVTELSHNKHTRRRKVRGAGRTAARLKDLPGWKHNPGVFTWLMFP, encoded by the coding sequence ATGATTTCGGCGGCGACCTCTTTGGGGTCCATCGATTCGCCTACCTTGCAGAATCCCGCCTCAAACACGCCCCGGCCCACGCGCATGAACAGGGGGCCCGCGCTGCCCAGCCCCGCTTCCAACGCGCTGGCGGCGGTATCTTTCAACGTGCGCATGCGGCCCTTGTCCATGGCGATGTCGAGCCCGATGCTGCCGGACGCCCGGCGCATGGCGTTGTCCATCCTTTCGTCCAGAATGGCTGTGTCAAGGCCGGGATTCCAGATTTTCCCCGAAGTTTCCACCATAGTTCCATCCCCTTTTTGTGTGCGATGCTGCAGGATACAAAAAAATCATATGCTGATAAAGGGCTTATCGTTTCATTTTTTACTTGCCAGAACCCCAAAAGCGCATTATGTAACTGAGCTTTCACACAACAAGCACACCCGCAGGCGTAAGGTCCGGGGTGCCGGGCGGACGGCCGCGCGGTTGAAGGACCTGCCGGGGTGGAAGCACAACCCAGGAGTTTTCACATGGCTTATGTTTCCATGA
- a CDS encoding hypothetical protein (Evidence 5 : No homology to any previously reported sequences) — MVETSGKIWNPGLDTAILDERMDNAMRRASGSIGLDIAMDKGRMRTLKDTAASALEAGLGSAGPLFMRVGRGVFEAGFCKVGESMDPKEVAAEIMREFYTETAAAFQAAKAALATDALAHMQRCGLGEAQCNALLSAADGAFSVPDKELFSREGLPFIKTIATPSTQAFIGGIAGFAVVFGLIRSPHLGIFTGVLTGGGAYYLARRRVRRKCEETLLQLPRNLYQMLATEWNANIRCYAETVNAGLALTAPSSLSGNEKSSHDGTV, encoded by the coding sequence ATGGTGGAAACTTCGGGGAAAATCTGGAATCCCGGCCTTGACACAGCCATTCTGGACGAAAGGATGGACAACGCCATGCGCCGGGCGTCCGGCAGCATCGGGCTCGACATCGCCATGGACAAGGGCCGCATGCGCACGTTGAAAGATACCGCCGCCAGCGCGTTGGAAGCGGGGCTGGGCAGCGCGGGCCCCCTGTTCATGCGCGTGGGCCGGGGCGTGTTTGAGGCGGGATTCTGCAAGGTAGGCGAATCGATGGACCCCAAAGAGGTCGCCGCCGAAATCATGCGCGAATTTTATACGGAAACTGCGGCGGCGTTCCAGGCGGCCAAGGCCGCGCTCGCCACGGACGCTCTGGCCCACATGCAGCGGTGCGGGCTGGGGGAGGCGCAGTGCAATGCGCTTCTTTCCGCCGCTGACGGAGCCTTTTCCGTGCCGGATAAAGAACTGTTCTCCAGGGAAGGGCTGCCCTTCATCAAAACTATCGCAACGCCGTCCACCCAGGCTTTTATCGGCGGCATTGCCGGGTTCGCGGTTGTGTTCGGCCTTATCCGGTCGCCGCACCTGGGCATTTTCACCGGGGTGCTCACGGGCGGCGGGGCCTATTACCTTGCGCGCCGCCGGGTGCGCCGCAAATGCGAGGAGACGTTGCTGCAACTCCCCCGCAATCTGTATCAAATGCTGGCCACAGAATGGAACGCCAATATCCGCTGCTACGCGGAAACGGTTAACGCGGGACTGGCGCTGACAGCGCCGTCTTCCCTGTCGGGAAATGAAAAATCATCTCATGACGGCACTGTCTGA
- the rpsB gene encoding 30S ribosomal subunit protein S2 (Evidence 2a : Function of homologous gene experimentally demonstrated in an other organism; PubMedId : 10094780, 12244297, 12809609, 1575737, 6272196, 7023985, 7556101, 9298646, 9716382; Product type s : structure), whose protein sequence is MAYVSMKQMLETGVHFGHQTRRWNPKMRPYIFGARNGIHIIDLQQTVKLYRVAHDKVVDTVAKGGKVIFIGTKRQAQEAVAAEATKAGQYYVTNRWMGGTLTNFQTIQKSIDRMKKLEGMFEDGTINKYQKKEILSLQRELDKLRLVLGGIREMERLPQLAFIIDPHREAIAVSECRKLGIPIVAVTDTNCDPDVIDFIIPGNDDAIRAIKLFVGHVSEACREGEAMRKDSPADMETAMTAPAMEELAPTAVAEEEAADFEEEK, encoded by the coding sequence ATGGCTTATGTTTCCATGAAACAGATGCTGGAAACCGGCGTGCACTTCGGTCACCAGACCCGTCGCTGGAACCCCAAAATGCGCCCCTACATCTTCGGCGCGCGCAACGGCATCCATATCATCGACCTGCAGCAGACCGTCAAGCTGTACCGCGTCGCCCACGACAAGGTCGTTGACACCGTCGCCAAGGGCGGCAAGGTCATTTTCATCGGCACCAAGCGCCAGGCGCAGGAAGCCGTGGCCGCCGAGGCCACCAAAGCCGGCCAGTACTACGTGACCAACCGCTGGATGGGCGGCACCCTCACGAACTTCCAGACTATCCAGAAAAGCATCGACCGGATGAAAAAACTGGAAGGCATGTTCGAAGACGGAACCATCAACAAATACCAGAAGAAAGAAATTCTCTCGCTGCAGCGCGAACTGGACAAGCTCCGCCTCGTGCTCGGCGGTATCCGTGAAATGGAACGGTTGCCGCAGCTGGCCTTCATCATCGACCCGCACCGCGAAGCCATCGCGGTTTCCGAATGCCGCAAACTGGGCATTCCCATTGTGGCCGTGACCGACACCAACTGCGACCCGGACGTTATCGATTTCATCATCCCCGGCAACGATGACGCCATCCGCGCCATCAAACTCTTCGTCGGCCACGTCTCCGAAGCCTGCCGCGAAGGCGAGGCCATGCGTAAGGACAGCCCCGCCGACATGGAAACGGCCATGACCGCCCCGGCCATGGAAGAACTGGCTCCGACCGCCGTAGCCGAGGAAGAAGCCGCTGATTTTGAGGAGGAAAAATAA